DNA from Longimicrobiales bacterium:
CCCGCCGGCCCCGCCGGCCCCGCCGGCCCCGCCGGCCCGCCCTTCCCTATTCGAGCTCCATCACAATCTGCGTATTCCACTCGAACGAGCGCCGATGGTGCGGCGTCAGGCCGAGCTCCACGATCGCGCAGCGATGCTGCAGCGTCGCATACCCGACGTTCGAATCCCAGCCATAACCGGGATACCGGCCCGCCAGCAGCGACATCACGCGATCCCGCACGACCTTGGCGAGCACGGACGCGCACGCGATCGCGTGCACCTTCGCGTCACCATCGACAATGGCCGTGTGGTTGGATCCCAGCTCCGGGATGGGCAGCCCGTCGACCAGAATGTGCTGGGGAGGTACGCGCAGGCGCGCGAGGGCGCGGCGCATCGCGAGATGGCTCGCCCGGAGGATGTTGATGCGGTCGATCTCGCGGGGGCTCGCAGCACCGACCCCATAGCAAAGCGCCTTCTCCCGGATCTCCAGGAAAAGGCGCTCGCGCGCTTCAGCCGTCAGGCGCTTGCAATCGTCGACGCCGCGGATCGTAACGCCACGCGGCATGATCACCGCCGCGGCCATGACCGGCCCCGCGAGCGGGCCGCGGCCCGCCTCGTCGACCCCCGCGATGTACTCGAAGCCGTCGTCCCACAGCGCGCTCTCGACTTCCAGCAGCTTCTTCAGCCGCCAGGTCTCCGCGCGCTTGCGACCTGCCGCGGTCTTCGCTCGCGGCTTCCGCCGTGGGCCCCGGGCTGCGGGCACGGCGAAACCGGCTCAGCCCTGCTGGGTCTTCTCGCGGATGCGCGCCTTCTTGCCGCGCAGCGCACGCAGGTAGTACAGCTTCGCGCGACGCACACGGCCCTGGCGCACCAGCTTGATCGACTCGACCGAGGGCGAGTGGAGCGGGAACACACGCTCGACACCGATTCCGCCCGAGATCTTGCGCACGGTGAACGTCTCGCTGACACCGCCACCCTTGCGGGCGATGCAGACGCCCTCGAACGCCTGGAGGCGCTCCTTGTCACCCTCGCGCACACGCACGTTCACGCGGATCGTGTCGCCCGGGTTGAACGCGGGCAGATCATCGCGCATCTGCTGCCTGGTGACTTCCTGCATCACATCCATGGTCGCCCCCTTCTGTTCGCCCTCCGCTCACCTCGCCAGGAGGGGCCAGGGTCCGTTCTCTGTAAACGTCATCGGGCCCGCGCGCACTCACGGCCGCGGTCCGGTTCATCCGGCCGCGGCGTACGGACCCGCAGCCTTTTAAAGTAGCACGTCGCGACCCCGCGCGTCAGTCCGTCGCGGGATCTTCCTGTTGCCGCAGGTGCCGGGCCCACAGATCCGGGCGCCGCTCCCGCGTCAGTCGCTCCGCCGTCTCCTGCCGCCAGGCCGCGATCTTC
Protein-coding regions in this window:
- a CDS encoding ribonuclease HII translates to MPAARGPRRKPRAKTAAGRKRAETWRLKKLLEVESALWDDGFEYIAGVDEAGRGPLAGPVMAAAVIMPRGVTIRGVDDCKRLTAEARERLFLEIREKALCYGVGAASPREIDRINILRASHLAMRRALARLRVPPQHILVDGLPIPELGSNHTAIVDGDAKVHAIACASVLAKVVRDRVMSLLAGRYPGYGWDSNVGYATLQHRCAIVELGLTPHHRRSFEWNTQIVMELE
- the rplS gene encoding 50S ribosomal protein L19 → MDVMQEVTRQQMRDDLPAFNPGDTIRVNVRVREGDKERLQAFEGVCIARKGGGVSETFTVRKISGGIGVERVFPLHSPSVESIKLVRQGRVRRAKLYYLRALRGKKARIREKTQQG